A part of Myxococcales bacterium genomic DNA contains:
- a CDS encoding fatty acid desaturase, which yields MRENFYHSHKLDQQTLSEFKANDNALSYKRFFQQYLLFCLSAITILWPQDKASIIYWIAFFFVAIFSMSLFAITHETAHRTTFLQKKINDIVCFLVSVPIFYSPSLFRDFHAAHHRYTHKVLLDPEVTLLGKPVAQISSSWFMYLSFLTGLPLLLMKISMLIAAAIGRGSFIKNKFLPFINEKNWSRVKWEARFVILLHLGLIFTSDYYGFFMALLLGHSLLSFYLAAEHDGLSHDGSIFERTRSLSFGSLLNFIMWNMPFHAEHHAYPCIPWYALPKLSEVLKQDIIHKESNLLLLHKNNFRALINKNQTKQS from the coding sequence ATGAGAGAAAATTTTTATCATAGTCATAAGCTTGATCAGCAAACATTATCGGAATTCAAAGCAAACGATAACGCTTTGTCTTATAAACGATTTTTTCAGCAGTATTTACTTTTTTGCCTTAGTGCCATAACAATTTTGTGGCCTCAGGATAAAGCTTCAATAATTTACTGGATTGCATTTTTTTTTGTGGCCATTTTTAGCATGAGTCTATTTGCTATTACACATGAAACTGCTCATAGAACTACTTTTCTGCAAAAGAAGATTAACGATATTGTTTGTTTTTTAGTATCTGTGCCTATTTTTTATTCTCCTTCTCTTTTTAGAGATTTTCATGCTGCTCATCACCGATACACTCACAAAGTTTTACTCGATCCTGAAGTAACTCTATTGGGAAAACCTGTTGCTCAAATATCCTCTTCGTGGTTTATGTATCTATCTTTTTTAACGGGACTTCCTTTGCTGCTTATGAAAATTTCAATGTTAATCGCAGCAGCCATTGGTCGCGGATCTTTCATCAAAAATAAATTTTTGCCATTTATAAATGAAAAAAATTGGTCACGAGTGAAATGGGAAGCTCGGTTCGTTATTTTATTGCATTTAGGATTAATTTTTACTTCTGATTATTATGGCTTTTTTATGGCGTTATTATTGGGGCATAGCCTTTTAAGTTTTTATTTAGCCGCAGAACATGACGGTCTTAGTCATGATGGCAGTATTTTTGAACGAACTCGATCTTTATCCTTTGGGTCACTACTAAATTTTATTATGTGGAATATGCCATTTCACGCCGAACATCATGCATATCCTTGCATTCCTTGGTATGCTCTGCCAAAATTGAGCGAGGTACTAAAGCAGGATATTATCCATAAAGAAAGCAATCTATTGCTGTTGCATAAAAATAATTTTCGCGCTCTGA